One Rhododendron vialii isolate Sample 1 chromosome 2a, ASM3025357v1 genomic region harbors:
- the LOC131310757 gene encoding chaperonin-like RBCX protein 1, chloroplastic isoform X2: MESSTILPLSQLSFFPPKSRTRTGASPFRPWKERTSQPVRFNCQKMFVPGFGEASPEAKAANNLHNFFTYIASYNPEAYKELMEFLSRHALNNGDKFCADLMRESPRHKILALRILEVRSAYCKKDFEWDNLKRLASKMVDESNTRLMRDYVLETSHEES, translated from the exons ATGGAATCCTCCACAATTCTCCCACTCTCTCAGCTCTCCTTCTTCCCACCAAAATCCCGTACACGGACCGGAGCTTCTCCTTTTAGGCCATGGAAGGAGAGGACTTCTCAACCGGTTCGTTTCAACTGTCAAAAGATGTTTGTACCCG GGTTTGGAGAAGCATCACCTGAAGCCAAGGCAGCCAACAACCTCCATAATTTCTTCACATATATTGCA AGCTATAATCCTGAGGCATATAAAGAGTTGATGGAATTTTTGAGTAGGCACGCATTGAATAATGGAGACAAGTTTTGTGCAGATTTGATGAGAGAATCTCCACGGCATAAAATTTTAG CTTTGCGTATATTAGAG GTTAGATCTGCATATTGCAAGAAGGATTTTGAGTGGGACAACTTAAAGCGGTTAGCGTCTAAG ATGGTTGATGAATCTAACACGAGACTTATGAGAGATTACGTTTTGGAAACCAGTCACGAGGAAAGCTAA
- the LOC131310757 gene encoding chaperonin-like RBCX protein 1, chloroplastic isoform X1, with product MESSTILPLSQLSFFPPKSRTRTGASPFRPWKERTSQPVRFNCQKMFVPGFGEASPEAKAANNLHNFFTYIAVKIVTAQLESYNPEAYKELMEFLSRHALNNGDKFCADLMRESPRHKILALRILEVRSAYCKKDFEWDNLKRLASKMVDESNTRLMRDYVLETSHEES from the exons ATGGAATCCTCCACAATTCTCCCACTCTCTCAGCTCTCCTTCTTCCCACCAAAATCCCGTACACGGACCGGAGCTTCTCCTTTTAGGCCATGGAAGGAGAGGACTTCTCAACCGGTTCGTTTCAACTGTCAAAAGATGTTTGTACCCG GGTTTGGAGAAGCATCACCTGAAGCCAAGGCAGCCAACAACCTCCATAATTTCTTCACATATATTGCAGTTAAGATTGTCACTGCACAGCTAGAG AGCTATAATCCTGAGGCATATAAAGAGTTGATGGAATTTTTGAGTAGGCACGCATTGAATAATGGAGACAAGTTTTGTGCAGATTTGATGAGAGAATCTCCACGGCATAAAATTTTAG CTTTGCGTATATTAGAG GTTAGATCTGCATATTGCAAGAAGGATTTTGAGTGGGACAACTTAAAGCGGTTAGCGTCTAAG ATGGTTGATGAATCTAACACGAGACTTATGAGAGATTACGTTTTGGAAACCAGTCACGAGGAAAGCTAA